A single region of the Bacillus cereus genome encodes:
- a CDS encoding YveK family protein yields MEETISLKELFYILKKRLAMILVIAFGAAIVSAIISFFFMTPIYQSSTQILVNQKKQEGAMIQAGEVQTNIQLTNTYKVIIKSPVILDQVNEKLNLNMTAQDLTKKVNVANEKDSQVISVTAEDKDPKVARDIANATADVFKGEVAKIMNVDNVTVLSKAEVGENQSPIKPRPMLNVAIAFVIGLMAAVGLAFLLEYLDNTVKKEEDVENLLGLPVLGIVARMDEETASVKSHAPSSRKVRGQTIGS; encoded by the coding sequence ATGGAAGAAACAATTAGTTTAAAAGAGTTATTTTATATCTTAAAAAAACGTTTAGCAATGATCCTCGTAATCGCCTTTGGTGCAGCTATAGTAAGTGCTATCATTAGCTTCTTCTTTATGACACCAATCTATCAATCTTCAACGCAAATTCTTGTAAACCAGAAAAAGCAAGAAGGAGCAATGATTCAAGCTGGTGAAGTTCAAACAAATATTCAATTAACGAATACATATAAGGTTATTATTAAAAGTCCAGTAATCTTAGATCAAGTAAATGAAAAATTAAATTTAAATATGACAGCGCAAGATTTAACAAAGAAGGTTAATGTTGCGAATGAAAAAGATTCACAGGTCATTTCTGTAACAGCCGAGGATAAAGATCCAAAAGTAGCGCGTGATATTGCAAATGCAACAGCAGATGTATTTAAAGGTGAAGTTGCAAAAATTATGAATGTCGATAACGTAACGGTATTATCGAAAGCGGAAGTTGGGGAAAATCAATCACCAATTAAACCACGTCCAATGTTAAACGTAGCAATTGCTTTCGTTATTGGCTTAATGGCTGCAGTTGGTCTTGCATTCTTACTAGAATACTTAGATAACACAGTGAAAAAAGAAGAAGATGTAGAAAATTTACTTGGCTTACCGGTGTTAGGTATTGTAGCACGTATGGATGAAGAAACAGCAAGCGTGAAATCACATGCTCCATCATCAAGAAAAGTGAGGGGACAGACAATTGGTTCTTAA
- a CDS encoding CpsD/CapB family tyrosine-protein kinase, with product MFGRKKRKPLKQLITHKEPKSRIAEQYRNIRTNIEFTSVDNHIRSIVVTSADPGDGKTTKIANLVVVFGQQGKKVLVIGADLRKPTIQNLFAIHHSNGLTSLLSGQAKLMQCIQKTDVENVYLMASGPIPPNPAELLGNRVMDKALLEAYNMFDIILVDTPPVLAVTDAQILANKCDGVILVVRSEQTEKDNIVKAKQILDKASGKLLGVVLNDKREEKERYGYY from the coding sequence ATGTTCGGGAGAAAGAAAAGAAAGCCATTAAAACAATTAATTACACATAAGGAGCCTAAATCGCGTATTGCAGAACAATACCGTAACATTCGTACAAATATTGAATTTACATCTGTAGATAATCATATTCGTTCTATCGTTGTCACTTCAGCAGATCCAGGTGATGGAAAGACCACGAAAATTGCAAACTTAGTAGTTGTTTTCGGTCAACAAGGAAAGAAAGTTTTAGTAATCGGAGCTGACTTACGTAAGCCGACGATACAAAACTTATTTGCAATTCATCATTCAAATGGATTAACGAGCTTATTATCAGGACAAGCGAAATTAATGCAATGCATTCAAAAAACAGATGTAGAGAACGTATATTTAATGGCGTCAGGTCCAATACCACCAAACCCAGCGGAACTGTTAGGAAATCGAGTAATGGACAAGGCATTACTAGAAGCTTATAACATGTTTGATATTATTTTAGTAGACACACCACCAGTTCTTGCGGTTACCGATGCCCAAATACTTGCGAACAAATGTGATGGAGTCATACTTGTCGTGCGCAGTGAACAAACAGAAAAAGATAATATAGTAAAAGCGAAACAAATTTTAGACAAGGCGTCTGGTAAACTGCTTGGTGTTGTACTAAATGACAAGAGAGAAGAAAAGGAACGATATGGATATTATTAG
- the fabZ gene encoding 3-hydroxyacyl-ACP dehydratase FabZ yields MLNIEQIKEIIPHRYPFLLVDKILEVEEGKKAIGIKNVTANEEFFNGHFPDYAVMPGVLIVEALAQVGAVAVLKKEENRGRLAFFAGIDNCRFKKQVRPGDQLRLEVEMTRVRGPIGKGKAIATVDGEVACEAEITFAIGDKKE; encoded by the coding sequence ATGTTAAATATAGAACAAATTAAAGAAATTATCCCGCACCGCTATCCATTCTTACTCGTTGATAAAATTTTGGAAGTAGAAGAAGGTAAGAAAGCGATCGGAATTAAAAATGTAACTGCGAACGAAGAATTCTTTAATGGACATTTTCCTGATTATGCAGTTATGCCAGGCGTGTTAATTGTAGAAGCATTAGCACAAGTTGGAGCAGTTGCTGTATTAAAGAAAGAAGAAAATCGTGGAAGACTTGCTTTCTTTGCAGGCATTGATAACTGTCGCTTCAAAAAACAAGTACGCCCCGGTGATCAACTTCGTCTAGAAGTAGAAATGACACGCGTACGTGGCCCAATTGGAAAAGGAAAAGCTATTGCAACAGTAGATGGTGAAGTTGCATGTGAAGCAGAAATTACTTTTGCAATTGGTGATAAAAAAGAATAG
- a CDS encoding rod shape-determining protein, giving the protein MFARDIGIDLGTANVLIHVKGKGIVLNEPSVVAIDRNSGKVLAVGEEARSMVGRTPGNIVAIRPLKDGVIADFEITEAMLKYFINKLDVKSFFSKPRILICCPTNITSVEQKAIREAAERSGGKTVFLEEEPKVAAVGAGMEIFQPSGNMVVDIGGGTTDIAVLSMGDIVTSSSIKMAGDKFDMEILNYIKRKYKLLIGERTSEDIKIKVGTVFPGARSEELEIRGRDMVTGLPRTITVCSEEITEALKEDAAIIVQAAKGVLERTPPELSADIIDRGVILTGGGALLHGIDMLLAEELKVPVLIAENPMQCVAVGTGIMLENIDKLPRRALK; this is encoded by the coding sequence ATGTTTGCGCGAGATATCGGAATTGACCTAGGTACGGCTAATGTATTAATTCATGTTAAAGGTAAGGGTATTGTATTAAATGAGCCATCTGTTGTGGCAATTGATCGTAATAGTGGGAAAGTATTAGCAGTAGGTGAAGAAGCAAGAAGTATGGTGGGACGTACGCCTGGTAATATTGTAGCAATTCGTCCACTTAAAGATGGTGTAATCGCAGATTTCGAAATTACAGAAGCAATGTTAAAGTATTTCATTAACAAATTGGACGTAAAAAGCTTCTTTTCAAAACCTCGCATTTTAATTTGTTGTCCAACAAATATCACATCTGTAGAGCAAAAAGCAATTCGTGAAGCTGCTGAACGTTCAGGTGGGAAAACAGTATTTTTAGAAGAAGAACCAAAAGTAGCCGCAGTTGGTGCTGGTATGGAAATCTTCCAACCAAGCGGAAACATGGTTGTTGATATTGGTGGAGGTACAACAGATATTGCCGTACTTTCTATGGGTGATATTGTTACCTCTTCCTCTATCAAAATGGCTGGCGATAAGTTTGATATGGAGATCTTAAACTATATTAAACGTAAGTATAAGCTATTAATCGGAGAACGTACTTCGGAAGACATTAAAATTAAAGTTGGTACAGTATTCCCAGGTGCACGTAGTGAAGAACTTGAAATTCGCGGACGTGACATGGTAACAGGTTTACCACGTACAATTACAGTATGCTCTGAAGAAATTACAGAAGCACTAAAAGAAGACGCAGCTATCATTGTACAAGCTGCAAAAGGCGTACTAGAGCGCACACCACCAGAACTATCTGCGGACATTATCGACCGCGGTGTGATTCTAACAGGCGGAGGAGCTTTATTACACGGTATCGACATGCTTCTAGCTGAAGAATTAAAGGTACCAGTATTAATTGCTGAAAACCCAATGCAATGTGTTGCTGTTGGTACAGGTATTATGTTAGAGAATATCGATAAACTACCAAGACGTGCTTTGAAATAA
- the spoIIID gene encoding sporulation transcriptional regulator SpoIIID — translation MHDYIKERTIKIGKYIVETRKTVRVIAKEFGVSKSTVHKDLTERLPEINPELANEVKEILDYHKSIRHLRGGEATKQKYRKEDTEKPVRQ, via the coding sequence GTGCACGATTACATCAAAGAGAGAACTATCAAGATTGGCAAGTATATCGTGGAGACAAGAAAGACAGTGCGTGTAATTGCAAAGGAGTTTGGGGTATCAAAGAGTACAGTCCATAAAGATTTAACAGAGCGTTTGCCAGAAATTAATCCAGAGCTCGCAAATGAAGTGAAGGAAATTCTTGATTATCATAAGTCTATTCGTCATTTAAGAGGTGGAGAAGCAACAAAGCAGAAGTATCGTAAAGAAGATACAGAAAAGCCTGTACGTCAATAA